ACGACGTACGACTCGGCGGCGATGCAGATGGAGTTCACGGGCAACCGCTTCGGCCTGCTCATCTGCGACGAGTGCCACCACCTGCCCGCGCCCAGCTACCGCTTCATCGCGGAGGGGACGCTCGCACCCTACCGGCTGGGGCTCACGGCGACGCTGGAGCGCGCGGACGGCGGCGAGCGCGTGTGCGAGGAACTCCTGGGCCCGCTGGTGCACCGCACCGGCATCGATGAGCTCCAGGGCCAGTACCTGGCCCCCTATGAAGTCCGCCGCATCGAGGTGCCGCTCACCCCTGACGAGAAGGCGCGCTACGACGAGGCGCGGGGCCGCTACCTCACGTTCGTGCGCAAGCTGGGCGTGCCGCTCGCGTCACCCGAGGGCTGGGCGCGCTTCCTGGCGCAGAGCCAGCGCAGCGACGAGGGACGCGCGGCGTACCGGGGCTATCGGGAGCAGCGCCGCATCGCGCTCACCTCCAGCGGCAAGCTGGACGCGCTCTGGAAGATATTGCTGGAGCACCGCGAGGACCGCGTCATCGTCTTCACGGACGACAACGAGACGGTCTACACGCTGGCGCGCAAGCTGCTCCTGCCCGCGCTCACGCACCACACGCCGCTGCCGGAGCGCAAGGCGCTGCTGGCCGCGTTCGCCAGCGCGGAGCTGCCGGTGCTGCTCACCTCGCGGGTGCTCAATGAAGGCGTGGACGTGCCGGAGGCGCGCGTGGGCGTGGTGCTCAGCGGCAGCGGCAGCGTGCGCGAACACGTCCAGCGCCTGGGCCGCATCCTGCGAAAGCGCCCCGGCAAGCGCGCCCTCCTGTACGAGGTGTGCTCCGCGCAGACGGCGGAGAGCGGCATCAGCGAGAGACGCCGGCAGCACCGCGCCTACCAGGAGCCGGAGGGCCCGCGGAATGCTGACACGTGAGCTGCTCGCCTCGCGCGTTCGCGAAGGCATCCTGCGTCCGTCGTTCGTGAAGACGCACGACCCGTCCCTCCAGGCGCTCGCGAAGGAGCTGCTCGCGGACGCGGAGGCCTTCCGGGGCCAGAGCCGCGACGACGTGGAGGAGGCCTTCAGCCTCAAGGCCGGCGCGTTCAGCCGCCCCAAGGTCGCGCGCGGGTTGGTGAAGCTGCTGCTCGACCGGCTCCTCTTCGACGAGGCCGGCGAGGGCGCCTCGGAGGCGAGATGGCGCACGCTGCTCGTGGCCGCGAAGGTGCTGCGGACCCTTCCTCCAGACACCACGCTGGAGGCCTACGAAGCGCGCCTCACGGAGGCCCTGGACGCGCCGCTGGCGGACACGCGCGAGGCGCTCTACTCGGACCTGCCCGGCAACCGGAAGCTGCTCGGGTGGGACGGAGAAGCGCTCACGCCGCAGGGGCTGCTGGACCGCTACAACCTGGCGCTCGCGCAGGGGCCGCTGCTCAACGCCCGGCGCCTCACCCTGCGCGCGCGGTCGCCGGAGCTGTTGCGCGTGCGCAAGCTCTTGCGGTGGTTGAAGTTCTGCCGGCTGGTCGCGGAGGTGCGCCGCGACGGCGAGGACTGGTCCCTGGAGGTGGAGGGCCCCGGCGCCATGCTGGCCCTGCAGAAGAAGTACGGCTTGCAGCTCGCGAGCTTCCTCTCCGTGGTCCCCGTCCTGGAGCGCTGGGAGCTCTCCGCGGTGCTGGAGGACGCGCGCAAGCGCTCCACGCTCCAGCTCTCCCATGAGGATCCGCTGGTGTCCCCGCTGCCCGCCGCGCTGGGTCACGTGCCGCCGGAGGTGGCCGCGCTGGCGGAGGGCTTCGAGGATGCCGCCTGGGAGCTGGACCTGACGCCCCTGCCCCGCCACACCGGCGCCGCCGGCCTGTGCGTGCCCGACCTCACCTTCCGCCACCGGACGACGGGGCAGGAGGTCGCGCTGGAGCTCTTCCACCCGTGGCACGCGGCGCCGCTGTCACGCCGGCTGGCGGAGCTGCGCGCGCGTCCGGACACAGGACTGCTCCTGGGCGTGGACCGCGCGCTGGCGAAGGAGACCGCGGAGCGGCAGGCGCTGGAGGATCACCCGCAGGTGGTGCTCTTCAACGGCTTCCCCTCCGTCCGCAAGCTGCGCGAGCGCCTGGGTGGCTTCAGCTCCGGGGTTTGAACTGCGAGGCCAGCACGCTGAGGATGCGCACGGAGCCCCGGTCCAGTTGCTTCGCGCGGCGCAGGAGCCGGCGCAACTCCGCGGACTCGCCGTAGTCGGACGGAGGCTCCGCGGCCCACTTCACGTCCTGGGACGGCTTGAGCCCCAGCGCCTCGTCCGCGGAGATGGACAGCACCACGCACAACCGGCGGAAGGTCTGGATGCTGGGCAGCATGTGGCCGCGCTCCAGGCGCCCGTAGACCTCACTGGCGATGCCGATGCGTTCCGCCACGTCCGCCTGGGTCAGGTTCAGGCGGGTGCGGGCGACGCGAGCCGCGCCTCCGAGCCGGGATGCGAGGGTCTTTTCCATGGGGTCGTTAACCTACCGGGTTCGCCCATGTCGATATGACTTGAGAGGTTGGCTTCCAAGAACTTCCGGGGTAGGCTTTTCGCGACACAACCTCTTGCGTCAAGCCCGTCCGCACCACCCACCGCCTTCATGCGAGAGACCTCCGACCCCTCTCCCAGCTTCCTCTTCGTGGACGCGGATCCGCGTGCGCTGGCCGCGC
The sequence above is drawn from the Corallococcus sp. NCRR genome and encodes:
- a CDS encoding DEAD/DEAH box helicase yields the protein MAPTLPDDERLHALFQKDGRTGVFRAPARHYRDVVLRLRECGLPYEDRAKRFEPAELPLAVPIEPFPHQRAALDAWTRAGGRGLVELPTGAGKTLLAVLAIAWVKRPTLVVVPTLDLMAQWQGVLAKHFATPVGMVGGGVNDRQTLTVTTYDSAAMQMEFTGNRFGLLICDECHHLPAPSYRFIAEGTLAPYRLGLTATLERADGGERVCEELLGPLVHRTGIDELQGQYLAPYEVRRIEVPLTPDEKARYDEARGRYLTFVRKLGVPLASPEGWARFLAQSQRSDEGRAAYRGYREQRRIALTSSGKLDALWKILLEHREDRVIVFTDDNETVYTLARKLLLPALTHHTPLPERKALLAAFASAELPVLLTSRVLNEGVDVPEARVGVVLSGSGSVREHVQRLGRILRKRPGKRALLYEVCSAQTAESGISERRRQHRAYQEPEGPRNADT
- a CDS encoding DUF790 family protein; translation: MLTRELLASRVREGILRPSFVKTHDPSLQALAKELLADAEAFRGQSRDDVEEAFSLKAGAFSRPKVARGLVKLLLDRLLFDEAGEGASEARWRTLLVAAKVLRTLPPDTTLEAYEARLTEALDAPLADTREALYSDLPGNRKLLGWDGEALTPQGLLDRYNLALAQGPLLNARRLTLRARSPELLRVRKLLRWLKFCRLVAEVRRDGEDWSLEVEGPGAMLALQKKYGLQLASFLSVVPVLERWELSAVLEDARKRSTLQLSHEDPLVSPLPAALGHVPPEVAALAEGFEDAAWELDLTPLPRHTGAAGLCVPDLTFRHRTTGQEVALELFHPWHAAPLSRRLAELRARPDTGLLLGVDRALAKETAERQALEDHPQVVLFNGFPSVRKLRERLGGFSSGV
- a CDS encoding helix-turn-helix transcriptional regulator; this encodes MEKTLASRLGGAARVARTRLNLTQADVAERIGIASEVYGRLERGHMLPSIQTFRRLCVVLSISADEALGLKPSQDVKWAAEPPSDYGESAELRRLLRRAKQLDRGSVRILSVLASQFKPRS